The DNA window ACCGGGACATTTCAGGGGCAATACCATATCCTGCACGGGGTCCTGTCGCCCATGGACGGTATCGGGCCGGATGAAATCAAGGTCAATGATCTGCTGAAACGCATTGAGCGCCAGCAGGCCGAAGAGGTGCTGATCGCCACCAGTTCCACCGTGCCGGGTGAGGCGACCGCCGCGTATCTCATCGAATGTCTGCGGGCGGCCAATGTGAAACTGACCCGGCTTGCCTGCGGGATACCCATGGGCATGGACATCAAATATGCGGATGAACTGACCTTGAGCCGGGCGATTGAGGCACGGAAAAGGTATTGACCGATTGCATCAAGCGATGCATAATGTTCTTGACAGAGGCGCTCTTTATTGGTATTTCCTTCCCGTTTAGAGAGTCATGTGAAAAAAACAGGCGCGTAACTCAGTGGGAGAGTGCTACCTTGACATGGTAGAAGTCGGCGGTTCAATCCCGCCCGTGCCTACCAGAATATTGAGCGTTGTGGTACGGATAAAGAAACTTCGCAATAGACACTGTTGCGAAGTTTCTTTATTCGTACCTGAGAAAATGACGCACAGGCTGAAATCAAATTCCAATGTCTGAAATCCGGTTGAGCATAAAAGACGGCGAGTCAAAGACCTTTCCCGACGGCACTGTCGTGGCCGAGGCGGTGAAGGAGCTTTGTTCGAGCAAGGAGCGCAAGCGTGTCATCGCGGCACGACTCGGCGACCGGCTTGTTGATCTTTCCGAGGCGCTGCATGAAGACTGGGTGATTGAGCCGATCACGAAAGATTCACCGGAAGGTCTGCATATCCTGAGGCACAGCGCGTCGCACATCATGGCGGAAGCGGTAGTGTCTCTTTACGGACCGGAAGTCAAGGTGGCCATCGGTCCGGCCACTGATGACGGTTTTTATTATGATTTTGACCGGGCGGCGCCGTTCACCCCGGATGATTTCGACGCCATTGAAGCCAGGATGCGGGAAATCGTTGCCGCCGCCCGTCCTTTCAGCCGGAAGACGCTCTCGCTCAGCGAAGCCAAAAAGTTTTTTCAGGAAAAAGGGCAGGTTTATAAAGTTGAATTGCTCGACGATATAAAGGATGACACGGTTAGCCTTTACAGCCAGGGCGATTTTGTCGACCTCTGCCGGGGACCGCATATTGCCGATAGCAGTCAGCTGCAGGCTTTCAAGCTGATCCGCATCGCCGGCGCCTACTGGCGCGGGGATGAAAAGCGGCCGATGCTGCAACGCCTTTACGGAACGGCATTTTTTGACCCCAAGGAGCTGAAACAATATCTGTATCAGCTGGAAGAGGCGAAAAAAAGAGACCATCGCAGGCTGGGGAAGGAGCTTGAGCTTTTTACCATCAGCGACCAGGTGGGTCCGGGTCTCATCCTCTGGCAGCCCAAAGGGGCGCTGGCACGCAAGCTGATCGAGGATTACTGGAAGGACGAGCATTACCGGAACGGCTATGAGCTGCTTTACACCCCGCACATTGCCAAGCGCGATATGTGGGCCACCAGCGGCCATCTTGACTTTTATGTGGATGACATGTTTTCCCCCATGGAGGTCGAGGACGTCAGCTATCAGCTGAAGCCGATGAATTGCCCGTTCCATATCGCCATCTACAAAACGAAAAAAAGAAGTTACCGGGAATTTCCGATCCGCTGGTGCGAGCTGGGAACCGTCTACCGGTTCGAGCGAACCGGTGCTTTGCAGGGTTTGATGCGGGTCCGCGGCTTCACCCAGGATGATGCCCATATTTTCACCCTGCCGGAACAGCTGGATGACGAGATTTTCAATATTCTCGACCTGAACCTGCATATTCTCCGGTCGTTTGGCTTTACTGAATACGATATCTATCTGTCCACCCAGCCGGAAAAATTTGTCGGCACCCCGCAGAACTGGGAAAAGGCCACCGATGCCTTGAAACGGGCCCTGGAAAGAAAAGGGCTTGCCTATCAGGTTGATCCGGGTGAGGGGGTTTTTTACGGGCCGAAGATTGATATCAAGATCAAGGATGTGCTGGGCCGCGCCTGGCAGTGCTCAACCATTCAGGTGGATTTTAATCTGCCCGATCGTTTCCAGCTGGGCTATACCGCCGAAGACGGCAAGGAACACCAGCCGATCATGATCCACCGGGCCCTGATGGGCTCCTTGGAACGCTTTTTCGGTGTGCTCATCGAACATTACGCTGGCGCCTTTCCCCTCTGGATGGCTCCGGTGCAGGCCAAGGTGCTCAATATCACCGACGCGCAGCTTGATTACGTTGACACGGTTTACCAGCAACTGCGACAGGCCGGTATCAGGGTGGAAAAAGACACCCGCAATGAAAAATTGAATTATAAGATCAGGGAAGCGCAGATGGCAAAAATTCCCTATATGGTCATTGTTGGAGATAAGGAGAAGGAAACAGGCATGGTGACGGTACGTCTGCGCGACGGCAAGAATCTCGACCCGATGTCTGTTTCCGCTTTTGCAGAGCTGATCCGGAGCGAAAGCCTGAAGCGATAGCCGATTGTTGTCACCGGGAAAGACTTTGTAAAATTTGTTTGTCCGCGAACAAGTGGAGGTAAGCGTATTAAAAGAAAAAAAAGTGAAAAGGACGGACGTGAGCCACGGACCAGGGTTAATGAGCTGATCAAGGAATATGAGATCAGGGTCATTGGTGACGATGGGCAGCAGCTCGGCATTCTGAAAACAAAGGAAGCCTTGGCCATTGCCGAACAGGCGGGTCTCGATCTGGTTGAAATATCACCAAACGCCGAACCTCCTGTCTGCCGGATCATGGATTACGGCAAATACCGCTATGAGCAGAGCAAGAAACAGGCGGAAGCAAAGAAAAAGCAGACTGTCGTCGAAGTGAAGGAGATTAAGCTCCGTCCCAAGACTGAAAAGCATGATCTTGATTTCAAGATTCGCAATATCCGAAAATTTTTAGCACAGAAAAATAAAGTCAAAGTGACCATGAGATTCCGGGGAAGGGAGATTGTCTATGCCGATACCATCGGCCTTTCTCTTTTGAACCACATCGCGGAGTCGCTCGATGATGTCGCAACAATCGTTCAGGCTCCGACCATGGAAGGACGGCAGATGGCCATGTATGTGGCGCCGAAGAATTAACGGTTGCAGGGGCAAGAAGGACATCGAATTTTTTATATAACGAGTAATGTCAACAGGAGTTATTGTCATGCCAAAAATGAAAACCAACAGAGGGGCCGCAAAGCGCTTCAAGATGAGCGGTTCCGGCAAGGTTATTCGCAGTAAGGCGTATACCAGTCATATCCTGACCAAAAAGTCCACAAAGAGAAAAAGAAATCTGCGGAAGGCAGGTGTGGTTGATGCCAGCGATGTGAAGGGAATCAAACGTATTCTGCCCTATATGTAGACCAAGGAGATTGAAATGCCCAGAGTTACTCGCGGCTTTAAAGCACGCCGCAGAAGAAATAGAGTTTTGAAACTGGCAAAAGGTTTTGTCGGCGCAAGAAGTCGCCTTTTCCGTACAGCCACCGAGACGGTTGATCGTGCTCTCTGTTATGCATACAGGGATCGCCGCGCGAAAAAACGCGATTTCCGTCGTTTGTGGATCGTTCGCATCGGCGCTGCCGCAGAACAGAACGGAACTTCCTATAGCCGTTTGATTGGTGGTCTGAAGAACGCAGGTGTGGAGCTTGATCGCAAGGTCCTCTCCAACCTCGCGATTCTTGATCCCAACGCATTTACCGCTGTTGCGAAGCTTGCTTCCTGATTCCGACGAAATCCTTTTTTTTTCGTTGCTGTCTTTTAACTCCTGCGGAAATGTGACGGCTTTGTCGAGACTTCGGCGGCTGATTTTCGTGGCAAGAAAGCAAAACCTTGTCATGAAGTGAAGGTCGATCGATCGACGCGTGGCGAAACCGCCGGATGTGCCTGCTGTCTCCAAGCCGCATGGCCCAAGAAAGGACTTTCACGGTGGAGCAACCAAACCGGTTGCTCCAGATCATGAAAGTCCTTTTATCACTCTTGCGCACGGATAACGTCGTGCTGCACCTGTGGAAAAGGCAATTATCCTCCAGGGAACGATATGATGGAAGAAGAATTACTTCGCCTGCAACAATCCGCATTGGCCGATCTTGACGCGATCACGCTGGCAAGTGAGCTGGAACCGTATCGTGTCAAATATCTCGGCCGGAAAAGCGATTTCACCGGACTTATGCGTCAGCTTGGCCGGGTTGCGGCGGATGAACGACCGCGGATCGGCAAGCTGGCCAATGAAATCAAAGCGGACCTTGAAAGCCGTTTTGCCGTGAAAAAAGAAGAGCTGGAAAGTTCGGCCGCAGCCAAGGCCGGAGATGCCCGGCTTGATTTGACGTTGCCCGGCAGAGCAATTCCGTTTGGGAAACTTCATCCGGTGACGCAGATCATGGAAGAGATCTGCGCGATTTTCGAAAGCATGGGTTTCGGGGTGGCCGAAGGGCCTGATGTGGAAACCGATTTCTATAACTTCGAGGCATTGAACATTCCCAAACATCATCCTGCCCGGGATATGCATGATACTTTCTACATTAACGAAAGTCTGCTGCTGCGCACCCACACGTCGCCCATGCAGGCCCGTATCATGGAGACGCAGTCGCCGCCGCTCAGGATGATAGCGCCGGGCAAGGTGTACCGTTGTGATTCGGATATCACCCATACCCCCATGTTTCATCAGGTTGAGGGATTTCTTGTTGATAAAAAGGTTTCCTTTGCCGATCTGCGCGGGGTGCTCGGTGTTTTCATCACCAAGATGTTTGACGACCGCACCACCATGCGCGCCCGCCCGAGCTTTTTTCCATTTACCGAACCAAGCGCTGAAATAGACATTGCCTGCGTCATCTGTCGCGGCAAAGGGTGCCGTGTCTGTAAACATACCGGCTGGCTTGAAATTCTCGGCGCCGGCATGATTGATCCGGAAGTTTTCAAGCAAGTCGGCTATGATCCCGAGCAGTACAGCGGTTTTGCCTTTGGGCTCGGCGTTGAACGTATTGCCATGCTGAAATACGGCATCAACGACATTCGGCTTTATTATGAAAACGACCTTCGTTTCCTTTCTCAGTTTTAAATTAAGCCCAAAATAGCTGCCCCATGAAATTTACAATTGACTGGCTGAAACAATATGTCGATCTGACCATCAGCCCCCAGGAACTGGCTGATCGTCTCACCATGGCCGGACTTGAGGTTGATGGTGTTGTGACGCTTTTTTCCGATCTGGACGGCGTCAAGGTTGCGGAAATACTTTCGGTGACGCCGCATCCGGACGCTGATCGGCTGGTTTTATGCCAGGTGGCGGTGGGGGAGGAACAGATGCAGATTGTCTGCGGCGCCCCCAATGCCCGCGCCGGTCTTTTTACCGCCGTTGCTTTGCCGGGCGCGGTTCTGCCTTCCGGGCTGGTGATCAAAAAAAGCAAAATACGCGGCCAGGCCTCCCATGGGATGCTTTGTTCGGAAAAGGATCTCGGCATCAGTGAAAGCCATGCCGGCATCATGGAGCTTGATTGGCTCAGCCGGTCCGGGGAAAATCTGGTGGATGTGCTTGCCTTGGCGGACACGATGATCGAGGTTGATCTCACCCCCAATCGACCGGACTGCACCAGCGTCATCGGCATCGGCCGTGAGGCGGCCGCCTTCTGCAACACGGCTTTGCAACTGCCTGTCGGCAAAGCTGACACCCCGCAACTCACCGGCGCCGGAATTCCCTTTCGGGTGACGGTTGAAGACAGTGACTGCACCCGTTATGCGGCCAGGCTTCTGAAAAATGTCAGCATCGGCCCATCACCCTGGTGGCTGAAAAAGAGATTGCTCAGCGTTGGGCTGCGTCCCATTAACAATGTGGTTGATGTCACCAACTTTGTCATGCTCGAGTATGGCCAGCCGCTTCATGCCTTTGATTTCAGCAAGCTGGCCGGAGGCGCCATTGCCGTTCGCAAGCCCCGGCAAGGCGAGACCCTGACAACACTTGACGGTTCCGTCCGTCAGCTCGATGCCGACATGATGCTGATCTGCGACGGGGAAAAACCGGTCGCGGTGGCCGGCGTCATGGGCGGCGAAAACTCGGAAGTGGATGCAAAGACGACCGAGGTGCTGCTCGAATCCGCCTGTTTTAATCCGGTCAGTGTCAGACGTACGGCGAGAAAGCTGAATATGGCCACCGACGCCTCATATCGTTTCGAGCGGGGAGTTGATCCCCTGCTTGCCCCTGTTGCCCTGGAAAGGGCGGTGAGGCTGCTGTGCCTGGTCGCCGGAGCAACTGTCGTTGCCGACGGGGTGGATTGGGCGGACGGAGTATGCCGTCGTGATTGTATTGCTCTGCGGGTGACGAAAACCAACGACCTGCTGGGCTCTGCTTTTAAGAGTGAAGAAATAGCCGCATTGCTGGCCGGCATTGAGATTGAAAGTTCGCTCCTTGATCCGGACACCCTGCAGGTGACACCGCCTAGCTTTCGGGTCGATCTTGAAAGAGAGATTGACCTGATTGAAGAGGTGGCCCGGCTCAAAGGGTATAACGAGTTTCCCCATACCATGCCCCTGGTGCCCATGTCCGCCGCCTTGCCGGACCCGGCGCGGCAACTGCGCAAAGACATTTCCTCCATTATGGTGTCGCTCGGGTTTTATGAGGCGATCAACTACAGCTTTGTCGATCCCCGGCATTTCGACATGCTTGGTCTGGCCGAGGATGACCCTGGACGGCAAACGGTCAAGCTCCTCAATCCGCTGGCCGAGGATCAGTCGGTTTTGCGCACTCTGCTGCTGCCTGGATTGCTGGAAAATGTCCGGCGCAATGTCAATCACCAGGTGCCGGACGTCAGGCTTTTTGAAACCGGCAAATGTTTCGTCCCTGCACGGGAAGCGACTCAGCAGCCGGAGGAAGAGACGTGGCTCACGGCCGTGATCAGCGGTCGCAGATGCCCCGGCGCCCCGATTCTCCATGCCGGAGAGGAAAAGGTCGATATTTACGATATCATCGGCGTGGTTGATACGCTCAAGCGTGAACTGCGGCTGGCAAATCTTGAAATGCTGCCCCGTCCGGACCGGGTTCCCGTCTACTGTGAGCGTGACAGCTTTGTCCGTCTTGCAGCCGGCGGCAAGGAAGTTGGTCATTTCGGCAGGGTGAGCGCCGCGGTTCTCGTCCAGTTCGGCATCAAGCAGGATGTTTATTTTGTCGGTATCCGCATGGACCTGTTGCTTGTGCAACCGAAGGTCGGCAAACAGTTTGTTGCTCTGCCCAAATTCCCTTCCGTCAAGTGGGACATCGCCATTGTCGTGCCCGAGCAGGTCGGGTCAGGCGAGATCGTTGCCGCCATCAGGGATTGCGGGGATCCTCTTGTCGAGCAGGCGGAGATTTTCGATGTCTACCGCGGCGATGTCATCGGTCCCGGATTGAAGAGTGTAGCCGTCAAGGTTGTTTACCGATCCGCCGAACAGACCCTGGATGATGAAACAGTGGGCGAGACACATAAGAAAATTGTTGAAATGATCCTGGCCCGCTTCCACGGCCGGCTACGCGAGGTATAACTCCCATGAAGCCCAATCTCACCCGGAAGGAGCTGGCCCAGGTTATTAATGAAAAACTGGGAATTTCTCAACGCAGCGCGGCGGAACTCGTGGACCGGATTTTTTCCACCTTGAAAAATACCCTGCTTGACGAGGAGCCGGTCAAGCTTGTCCAGTTCGGCACCTTCACCGTCAGAAAGAAGTCTCCCCGGATAGGGCGGAATCCCCGCACCGGTGAAACCATGGAGATCGCCCGGCGCAGCATGGTGTCATTTAAGGCCAGCAAGTGTTTGCGGGAGAAAATTAATTCCTGATGACTGAAGGGGAAGGGCAGCGCCGGCACGCTTGTTGCGCGAAAAAGTGAGCACGGCGGGCGCACGGGCCAGGGAGATAACGAACCGTCATAAAAATAATTCTCTTTGATCTCCGCTTCCTTGTGGGGCGAAAAGTGCCGTTGTTTCGATCCGGCACGGAAAAGCAAGGGTGTTTTTTCCTTCATAAGATGCTATGATGAGGGCGTTGTGCAACTGACCTTGGAACCAATGACGAAAAAGCGGATCAGTGAACGGCAAACCTCCCAATCATACGGACAGTCACATCGGTGAGGTCGCGGACGACCTCACGCGGTCGATTCCTGAGAAGAAATATTTCAGAATCGGCGAGGTCTGTGAAATAGCAGGCGTCAAGCAGCACGTGCTCCGCTACTGGGAGTCAGAGTTCAAGCAGCTGATCCGTCCTCATCGCGCCTCGTCGAAACAGCGTCTTTATCGCCGGATGGATGTTGAAAATATCCTGCGCATCAAGAAACTGCTCAAGGAGGACGGTTTTACCATCCCGGGCGCCAAGAAACTTCTGCTGCAACAAAAAAACGAACCGTCGGCCGAAGCAAAGACCGGATCCGCATCGGATGTTCGTGTTTTCCTGGCGGGAATCAAAGAAGAATTGCAGGGCATACAGCGATTATTGCAGGACAAGTGACAACTTTCTTGTAATGGCGCTTGACAGTTTATGGGAAGCCTGCTACATAAGTGCACAAATCACATATTTACGGTCGAAACAAATCGGGATGTAGCGCAGTCTGGTAGCGCACTTGAATGGGGTTCAAGGGGCCGGAGGTTCGAATCCTCTCATCCCGACCACTAATAGCAAGGGGGGGTTAACTGAACAACGGTTAACTCCTTTTTTTTTTGCAGTTGATTCGAATAATCTGCTCGGCGGGAGACCCTGCCAAGAAGATCCGTGCCCATGATAAAAGACGACAAGCTTTCAAACGTTATCGGAACGTTGCAGAGGCTTTCCTCCGCAATATTCAGTGATGCCCTGCAGCGCAAACTCATCCTCGACAATCTGACCGAGGGTGTCTTTACCGTTGATACCGAGCTGAAGCTCACTTCACTCAATAAGTCCGCTGAAACCATCCTCGGCATCAGCGAGGAAGAGGCGCTGGGCAGACTCTGCCATGAAATTTTCCCGTCCCACAATGACGATCGCTTCTGCATAGTCGATCAGGTTCTTGCAACACGGCAACCGCTTCTCAAGCAAACCAAAATTCTCAAGATTGCCGGGCAGGATATCCCGCTGCTGGTCAGCGCTTCTCCCCTGGAAGACAATAATGGCGACGTTGTCGGCGGGGTCCAGTCCTTTCAGGAAATCCGGGAAATCTTTTACCGGCAGCTCATTCTCGACAGTTTTTTTGACGGGGTCGTCACGGTTGATGCGGATTCGAACATTACCCTGTTCAACAAGGCGGCGGAAAAAATAACCGGCTTTTCCCTTGAGCAGGTGATCGGCAAATCCTTTACCGACATCTTTGCCCGGGCAAGCGATTCCGTTGCCGCAACCGGCGCGCACACGGCGCTCGGCCAGGCCATGCAAAGCGGCAAACCGGCCCTGGATGAATCGACCTCGCTTCTCACCGCCGATGAGCAGATTCTGCCGGTCAGTGTCCAGGCCGCGCCGCTCATCGATCTTCACGGCAATATTATCGGCGGGGTGATGGTTTTTCGTGACAACACCGACAGCATCCGGAGCCGGCACATTCTGGACAGCGTGGCGGACGGTGTTTTCACCGTCAATCATGATTTCCGTATCACCTCCTTTAATCGTTCCGCGGAAAAGATCACCGGTTATACATGTTCCGAGGTACTCGGCAAAAAGTGCGACGAGGTTTTGTGCGGTTCGCTTTGCGGGGCGAGTTGCCCGGTAGCCAGGGCCATGGAGTCCAAGGAAAAGGTGCATGAAGGCGATGTGATCATCCGCGGCAAAATGGGCAGACAGATTCCGGTGACGATCTGCGTTACCGCCCTGATTGATGATCAGGGCAACAGCATCGGCGGGGTTGAGACATTTCGCGACCGCACGGAAATCCTCCAGCTGCGCAGTCGCCTGCTTGAGGAAAGCACGAAGGAAGGAATTTACAGCAAAAGCAAAAAAATGCAGCAGCTCATGGCGGTGCTGCCTGAATTTGCCAAAAGTGACAGTAATATTCTGATTCTCGGGGAAAGCGGCACCGGCAAGGAGGTTATTGCCAACGCCATCCACGGCATGAGCAACAGAAGCACCGCTCCTTTTGTCGCCCTCAACTGCGGAGCCTTGCCCGATACCTTGCTGGAATCCGAACTTTTCGGTTATAAGGCCGGTGCCTTTACCGACGCCAAACATGACAAGCAGGGGCGTTTTGCCGTTGCCGACAAGGGCACCATTTTTCTCGATGAAATCGGCGATATTTCCCCGGCCATGCAGGTCAAGCTTCTGCGGGTGCTGCAGTCAAAAACCTATGAGCCCCTCGGCTCGAATACTCCGGTGAAAACCCGGGCCAGGGTCATTGCCGCCACCAATAAGAACCTGGACGCCCTGGTGGAACAGGGCATATTCCGTGATGATCTCTATTACCGGCTCAATGTGGTCAAGCTGGAACTGCCGCCCCTGCGGGAACGGATGGAGGATCTGCCCTTTCTGGTGGATTTTTTCATCGGCAAGTTCAACAGGCAGCGCAACAAGGCGGTCAAGGGTATTTCGGACGAGGCCCTGAAGCTGCTGATGAAGGCGGACTACCCCGGCAATATCCGCGAGCTGGAAAACATCATCGAGTATTGTTTCATTCTCTGCAACGAGGGGCTGATTCTGCCCCATCATCTGCCGGAAACATTGCAGCCGCCCAGGATGGCGGAAGCGGAAGAACAGCCGGCAACCCTGCCGGCCGCGGATGAATTCCTGCATATTCCCAATATGACCCTGGAAGAAATAGAAAAAAAGGTCATTATCGGCACCCTGATCAGGAACAATCACAAAAGAATGCAGACATGCCGTGATCTCGGCATCTCAAAGGATACACTGCGTCGCAAGTTGAGCCATTACGGTGATATCAGTCATTTGACCCCTGATGACGGCGACCCTGATAATGATTAGGTTTCCAGAACGGTTTTTTATATGATGAAGTTTCGCTACCTGTTTTATTTTTTCATCATTCTTTTCATGGGCAATCTCAGCGCCCTGACGGACATGTTTCTCCATCCGGAGATCCCCTATGCCGAAAGGGAGCATTTTATTGTCGGCATCACCACGGCGCTGGTCATTTTTCTGC is part of the Desulfobulbaceae bacterium DB1 genome and encodes:
- a CDS encoding threonine--tRNA ligase; amino-acid sequence: MSEIRLSIKDGESKTFPDGTVVAEAVKELCSSKERKRVIAARLGDRLVDLSEALHEDWVIEPITKDSPEGLHILRHSASHIMAEAVVSLYGPEVKVAIGPATDDGFYYDFDRAAPFTPDDFDAIEARMREIVAAARPFSRKTLSLSEAKKFFQEKGQVYKVELLDDIKDDTVSLYSQGDFVDLCRGPHIADSSQLQAFKLIRIAGAYWRGDEKRPMLQRLYGTAFFDPKELKQYLYQLEEAKKRDHRRLGKELELFTISDQVGPGLILWQPKGALARKLIEDYWKDEHYRNGYELLYTPHIAKRDMWATSGHLDFYVDDMFSPMEVEDVSYQLKPMNCPFHIAIYKTKKRSYREFPIRWCELGTVYRFERTGALQGLMRVRGFTQDDAHIFTLPEQLDDEIFNILDLNLHILRSFGFTEYDIYLSTQPEKFVGTPQNWEKATDALKRALERKGLAYQVDPGEGVFYGPKIDIKIKDVLGRAWQCSTIQVDFNLPDRFQLGYTAEDGKEHQPIMIHRALMGSLERFFGVLIEHYAGAFPLWMAPVQAKVLNITDAQLDYVDTVYQQLRQAGIRVEKDTRNEKLNYKIREAQMAKIPYMVIVGDKEKETGMVTVRLRDGKNLDPMSVSAFAELIRSESLKR
- a CDS encoding recombination protein RecR, whose translation is MNVVPPALERLIVDLNRLPGVGRKTATRLALHLLRRPAAEARVLARDLAELHEAIRLCSNCFAFSETDPCAICADHRRSSRLICVVEEAADLMAIEKTGTFQGQYHILHGVLSPMDGIGPDEIKVNDLLKRIERQQAEEVLIATSSTVPGEATAAYLIECLRAANVKLTRLACGIPMGMDIKYADELTLSRAIEARKRY
- a CDS encoding 50S ribosomal protein L35, yielding MPKMKTNRGAAKRFKMSGSGKVIRSKAYTSHILTKKSTKRKRNLRKAGVVDASDVKGIKRILPYM
- a CDS encoding integration host factor subunit alpha; the protein is MKPNLTRKELAQVINEKLGISQRSAAELVDRIFSTLKNTLLDEEPVKLVQFGTFTVRKKSPRIGRNPRTGETMEIARRSMVSFKASKCLREKINS
- a CDS encoding phenylalanine--tRNA ligase subunit alpha; this encodes MEEELLRLQQSALADLDAITLASELEPYRVKYLGRKSDFTGLMRQLGRVAADERPRIGKLANEIKADLESRFAVKKEELESSAAAKAGDARLDLTLPGRAIPFGKLHPVTQIMEEICAIFESMGFGVAEGPDVETDFYNFEALNIPKHHPARDMHDTFYINESLLLRTHTSPMQARIMETQSPPLRMIAPGKVYRCDSDITHTPMFHQVEGFLVDKKVSFADLRGVLGVFITKMFDDRTTMRARPSFFPFTEPSAEIDIACVICRGKGCRVCKHTGWLEILGAGMIDPEVFKQVGYDPEQYSGFAFGLGVERIAMLKYGINDIRLYYENDLRFLSQF
- a CDS encoding phenylalanine--tRNA ligase subunit beta, with the protein product MKFTIDWLKQYVDLTISPQELADRLTMAGLEVDGVVTLFSDLDGVKVAEILSVTPHPDADRLVLCQVAVGEEQMQIVCGAPNARAGLFTAVALPGAVLPSGLVIKKSKIRGQASHGMLCSEKDLGISESHAGIMELDWLSRSGENLVDVLALADTMIEVDLTPNRPDCTSVIGIGREAAAFCNTALQLPVGKADTPQLTGAGIPFRVTVEDSDCTRYAARLLKNVSIGPSPWWLKKRLLSVGLRPINNVVDVTNFVMLEYGQPLHAFDFSKLAGGAIAVRKPRQGETLTTLDGSVRQLDADMMLICDGEKPVAVAGVMGGENSEVDAKTTEVLLESACFNPVSVRRTARKLNMATDASYRFERGVDPLLAPVALERAVRLLCLVAGATVVADGVDWADGVCRRDCIALRVTKTNDLLGSAFKSEEIAALLAGIEIESSLLDPDTLQVTPPSFRVDLEREIDLIEEVARLKGYNEFPHTMPLVPMSAALPDPARQLRKDISSIMVSLGFYEAINYSFVDPRHFDMLGLAEDDPGRQTVKLLNPLAEDQSVLRTLLLPGLLENVRRNVNHQVPDVRLFETGKCFVPAREATQQPEEETWLTAVISGRRCPGAPILHAGEEKVDIYDIIGVVDTLKRELRLANLEMLPRPDRVPVYCERDSFVRLAAGGKEVGHFGRVSAAVLVQFGIKQDVYFVGIRMDLLLVQPKVGKQFVALPKFPSVKWDIAIVVPEQVGSGEIVAAIRDCGDPLVEQAEIFDVYRGDVIGPGLKSVAVKVVYRSAEQTLDDETVGETHKKIVEMILARFHGRLREV
- a CDS encoding translation initiation factor IF-3; amino-acid sequence: MKRKKSEKDGREPRTRVNELIKEYEIRVIGDDGQQLGILKTKEALAIAEQAGLDLVEISPNAEPPVCRIMDYGKYRYEQSKKQAEAKKKQTVVEVKEIKLRPKTEKHDLDFKIRNIRKFLAQKNKVKVTMRFRGREIVYADTIGLSLLNHIAESLDDVATIVQAPTMEGRQMAMYVAPKN
- a CDS encoding 50S ribosomal protein L20 encodes the protein MPRVTRGFKARRRRNRVLKLAKGFVGARSRLFRTATETVDRALCYAYRDRRAKKRDFRRLWIVRIGAAAEQNGTSYSRLIGGLKNAGVELDRKVLSNLAILDPNAFTAVAKLAS